The Eriocheir sinensis breed Jianghai 21 unplaced genomic scaffold, ASM2467909v1 Scaffold1709, whole genome shotgun sequence genomic sequence ACCCCtatttttggtccctgaatgcagtgcagtaacttaAGGAAAATACGATGGGTGAGGGGGCCAAGCCTCTCGATTAGGGGGTCAGTATGGGGAAGGTCCTTtgttgggtaggttaggttagggcaagGTAGGTTAGGTTGCTTAAAATTTCTGCGGCATGTGGTGTGGGGCAGCAGAAACACAGTGCGGGCGGGCGGGCAGCAAGGGGCGGTCCACTACATGGGCCAgtggtggcggggcggggcggcatcGGGTGCACCCCAGGCCTTGAAACTCAATCATTTATTGGTTTCCGGAAAATTAAaccatctccatttttttttttatttttttttttttttacgtcgtggcctattgccccggtaggcttcttcccggtggatcctgatggtcggtccaaggcttcttcccggtagggcctgatggtcggtccaaggcttcttcccggtagggcctgatggtcggtccaaggcttcttcccggtagggcctgatggtcggtccaaggcttcttcccggtagggcctgatggtcggtccaaggcttcttcccggtggatcctgatggtcggtccaagtctTCTTCTCTGTTGTTCCTGttggttggtccaaggcttcttcccggtggatcctgatggtcggtccaaggcttcttcccggtagggcctgatggtcggtccaaggcttcttcccggtggatcctgatggtcggtccaaggcttcttcccggtggatcctgaaggTCGGTCTAAggctgttctggcgcaggctagtgtttatattggcgccatcttgcattgtctcatgctgccctcccggagctcatctttaatcctagaatctagagtccatgttgataggtggtcttctggacagcatgtgggtagttttaagccactcggcggtgactgaaaaatcccagcttggcggCACAGGGCGgggaagccacaaatttggcccattgctggtacacggtaaagccacaaatttggcccgtcgctgctacacggtaaagccacaaatttggcccgtccctgctacacggtaaagccacaaatttggttgctacacggtaaagccacaatttggcccatcgctgttacacggtaaagccacaaatttgctgctacacggtaaagccaaatttggcgtcgctgctacacggtaaagccacaaatttggcccgtcatgctacggtaaagccacaaatttggctatcgctgttacacggtaaagccacaaatttggctattgctacacggtagagccacaaatttggcctgtcgctgctacacggtaaagccacaaatttggcccgtcgctgctacacggtaaagccacaaatttggcccgtcgctgctacacggtaaagccacaaatttggcccgtcgctgctaccgggttaaaagcaaATACTGCCATGAATTTAATCAAGGACTTTTATATTTTACCAAGAAGTCAATTGTTTGTACCTTTAAAATCAACCACTTAagactccttttcctcctcctcctcctcctcctcctccttctactacatCAAACCCATAACACAGCACAATcctaacacctctctctctctctctcccacagcgTTGAGGTCTAAATGATGGCATGGTGCAGTCAGCCAGTTCGGGGGGTCCTTCTGGACATAACCGGGGTCCTATATGAGGGTGGGTCCACTGTGCCTATTCCTGGGAGCGTGGAGGCTGTGGAGAGGTAAGCGGATTTCATTCACCAAGGTCCAATCCTGTGCTAGACTCCTGATCGCTAGGCAGGATACACGATATGCATGCTAGTCACTGTACcgtggatctgtgtgtgtgtgtgtgtgtgtgtgtgtgtgtgtgtgtgaatagttattaatatttttccttcctctcctcttcctcctcctccttctcttcctttctctctcttcttccttgatatccttctctcctcctcctcctcctcctcctcctcctcctctcccagacTCAAGGCATCAGGTATAGGAGTTCGTCTGGTCACTAACGAGACCTCCGTACCTGTGGGCCATCTCCTGAAGAAGCTGCAAGGTATGGGCTTCAAGGTGCAGGATAAGGAGGTCTTCAGCCCCATTCCTGCAGCCATCAGGGTCCTGCAGGAGAGAGGATTGGTCCCACATCTCCTGGTGAATCGTATGGTGagtttaggaggagaaggaggaggaggtatacaaaggaagagagatggagagagagaaaggaggaggaggaggaggagaaggaagaggaggaggaggaggttggattgtttttctttttttcttcttcttcttcttcctcttcttcctcctcctcctcctcctcctcctacatcactttttcttcttcttcttcttcttcttcttcttcctcttcttcttcttcctcctcctcctcctcctacatcactttttcttcttcttcttcttcctcctccttctctttctctcctccttctccttctccttctcctcctcttcttcctcttcctccttttcataatttcctcctcctcctcctcttccttcctcttcctcttcctttccctctcctcctcctcctcctcctcactaaccCCCCAAATATTTCACAGGTCGAGGGAGAGTTCGCCCCCCTGCTGCCCCCtgccgccccccccgccccccccagctgtgtggtggtgggggatgcTGACCAAGCCTTCAACTTCGATAACATGAACAAGGCTTTTAGGGCTCTGAAGGGCATGGCGGACCCCGTTATACTGTCCTTGGGCGCTGGgtgagtgggggagagagggatgggatgggaagggatgggatgggatgggatgggaagggatgggatgggatgggaagggatgggaagggaagggatgggatgggaagggatgggatgggatgggatgagatgggaagggaagggaaggaaagggaagggaagggaagggaagggattcaaTTCCCACCCAATTCCCACTCATCCACTCAATCCCCACTCAATCCCCACTCATTCCCCACTCAATTCCCACTCAATTCCCACTCAATTCCCACGCATTCCCACTCAATTCCCACTCAATTCCCACTCAATTCCCACTCAATTCCCACTCATCCCCACTCAATTCCCACTCAATTCCCACTCAATCCCCACTCAATTCCCACTCAATTCCCACTCAATTCCCACTCAATCCCCACTCAATTCCCACTCAattccctctcattcccactCAATTCCCTCTCACCCCACTCAAATCCCACTCAAATCCCTCTCACCCCACTCATATCCCACTCAATTCCCACTCAATTCCCTCTCACCCCACTCAAATCCCACTCACCCCACTCAAATCCCACTCAAATCCCTCTCACCCCACTCAATTCCCACTCACCCCACTCAGGAAGTTCTACCGCCACCACGGGGAGCTTCAGCTGGACGTGGCGCCGTTCGTCAAGGCTTTGGAGTGGGCGGTGAGTGGGGCGAAGGTCGAGGTGGTGGGGAAGCCCTCTCCGAACTTCTTCCTCTCAGCCCTCTCATCCATGGGGGTCAAGCCGGAGGAGGTGAGtgtggggggggagtggggggaggggagagggagtgagtggggaggaggaggaagggagagggatagagaggggagggaaggagagagagagagggattggaggggagagaaaagattgattgaggtgagagggaatgagaggggaggaggaggaggaggaggaaattgagagagagagagagagagagagagagagagagagagagactattattattattattattattattattattattattattattaatgtactctctctctctctctctctctctctctctctctctctaacctaacctaacgtaaccctaCCTAccctaaccctctctctctctctctctctctctctctctctctctctctctctctctctctctctctctctaacctaacctaacgtaacctaacctaccctaccctaaccatACCCTAatctaccactctctctctctctctctctctctctctctctctctctctctctctctctctctctctccccaggctGTCATGGTGGGGGATGACCTCGAGGGTGACGTCGGGGGGGCGCTcgggtgtggggtgaggggggtgctTTTACGGACGGGCAAGTTCACCCCGGCCTGGGAGAatcaccccaccatcaccccgtCTCTTATTGGGGTGAATTtgggggaggtggtggatgaGCTGCtggggtgatgggaggaggaggaggaggaggaggaggaggagggaaagaaagaaagagaggaggaggaggaaagtgattgtggtggggaggaagaagaagaagtagaagaagaggaggaggaaggagaggaaggaagaagaagaggaattgaagaaaaaaaagaggaagaggtgatagagattttagtagtaatagtagtagtagtagtaatagtagtagtagtagtagtagtagtagtagtagtagtagtaagatatTGTATACTATTATGAACTTGTATAcgcattgttgttattgctgttaataaaaatatatagtttattatctattattatgtcatttcagggtagttttgtgaccctggtggtagtgtgacccttcctctgtaccgtgaccctaaagaaacacgtatttgacaaggctttcgggggagttgtgggcatttccaggggtagttttgtgaccctggtggtagtgtgacccttcctctgtaccatgaccctaagaaacacatatttgacaaggctttcgtgggagttgtgggcatttccaggggtagttttatgaccctggtggtagtgtgaccctgaagaaacacttatttgacaaggctttcgggggagttgtgggcatttccaggggtagtttcatgaccctgatggtagtgtgacccttcctctgtaccgtgaccctaagaaacacgtatttgacaaggctttcgggggagttgtgggcatttccaggggtagttttgtgaccctggtggtaatgtgaccccttcctctgtaccgtgaccctaagaaacacgtatctgacaaggctttcgggggagttgtgggcatttccatgggtagttttgtgaccctggtggtagtgtgacccttcctctgtaccgtgaatctaaagaaacacgtatttggtaagtctttcgtaggagttgaggtcatttccaggggtagtttcatgaccatggtggtagtgtgacccttcctctgtaccgcgaccctaaagaaacacgtatttgacaaggctttcgtgggagttgtgtccattctcaggggtagtttcatgaccctggtggtagtgtgatccttcttctgtatcgtgaccctaagaaacacgtatttgccaaggctttcgtgggagttgtgggcatttccaggggtggttttgtgacccttcctctgtaccgtgaacctaaataaacacgtatttgacaaggctttcgtgggagttgtggtcatttccaggggtagtttcatgaccctggtggtagtgtgacccttcctctgtaccatgaccctaaagaaacacgtatttgacaaggctttcgtgagagttgtgggcatttccaggggtagttttatgaccctggtggtagtgtgacccttcctctagctgtaccgtgaccctaaagaaacacgtatttgacaaggctttcgtgggagttgtgggcatttccaggggtagttttgtgaccctggtggtagtgtaacccttcctctgtaccgtgaccctaagaaacacgtatttgacaaggctttcctgggagttgtgggcatttccaggggtagttttgtgaccctggtggtagtgtgacccttcctctgtaccgtgaccttaagaaacacgtatttgacaaggctttcgggggagttgtgggcatttccaggggtagtttcatgaccctggtggtagtgtgacccttcctctgtaccgtgaacctaaagaaacactactactacttctactactactactactactactactactactactactactactactactactactactactactactactactactacaaatagatggaaagaaagatagcAAGATAATATTAAGAAGAAGAACCGATcgtaaacagaaagaaaaacaaagaaaatcaaacaaaacaaaaagaaaattcaaGATAAGAAAATCCAGGCGCAGAAGAATTCGAGTTTTTTGACGCGTCACTTTTTGCCCCGGATACAACCTGTTACTTACGCCGCCCTTACGCCCTTACCGGAGGCTGCCCGACCACGCCCTTCGACCACAAGCAAGTCCAAAGATACACCTACAAGCCCCACTAGGCCAAGGGCTCGCAAGGGCTCTGAGAGGGGAGGAATAAGGGCTTGAAAAAGGGCATAACGTTAAGTTCTTGGGTGCAGAATCAATGGCTGTGTTTTGCTAGTGACGCGGCTGGCGGGCGTATGACTAAGCCTCAAATTATGCGTATTTCTCACATTCCTAGGCCTATCTAACGCCTATGGATGGATTAGAAAGTTGAATTAACCTTTTATCTTTAACTTCCAGGGGGCATATGGCGTTAGAAAGGGAGatataagggagaaaaatgggGTTTTGAAAAGGGACTTAACGGAGGTGAGGTTCTATGCGAGCTCAGTGTGATGTCAGACGTGGGTGAGTGAGGGTACGCGCGTCCGTTCGTCCGCTGTCCGTAGCCTCTGTGGGTGTCCGTAGCGCCTAGGTCCGTGTCCGTGGGGGCGTGTGGAGTGCCCTAGTGTCCGCagcgggcgtgggcgtgggtgtgcgAGGCGCGGCAAGGCGTGGGAGGCGTTCCAGGGGCGGCATTACCTGGTTTGTATttccacgt encodes the following:
- the LOC126990519 gene encoding phospholysine phosphohistidine inorganic pyrophosphate phosphatase-like translates to MMAWCSQPVRGVLLDITGVLYEGGSTVPIPGSVEAVERLKASGIGVRLVTNETSVPVGHLLKKLQGMGFKVQDKEVFSPIPAAIRVLQERGLVPHLLVNRMVEGEFAPLLPPAAPPAPPSCVVVGDADQAFNFDNMNKAFRALKGMADPVILSLGAGKFYRHHGELQLDVAPFVKALEWAVSGAKVEVVGKPSPNFFLSALSSMGVKPEEAVMVGDDLEGDVGGALGCGVRGVLLRTGKFTPAWENHPTITPSLIGVNLGEVVDELLG